In Pungitius pungitius chromosome 2, fPunPun2.1, whole genome shotgun sequence, a single window of DNA contains:
- the fam3c gene encoding protein FAM3C produces the protein MARAGGVLRLAAFILAFLLILFMAFQLLEINMDFQLGSVMSRSMPSNPASTKPFKHKCGLSKSCPPGSFAFRMASGAASVVGPRVCLDDKLIMSAVKNNVGRGINIALVNGRTGEVIKTDFFDMWGGEVAPFVTFLKGIGDGTVVLMASFDDAATKLNDEAKKLIADLGSTVINSLGFRDSWVFVGGKGIKTKSPFELHIKNTAETNKFEGWPDVVEMEGCIPQRQD, from the exons ATGGCCAGGGCTGGAG GTGTTTTGAGGTTGGCCGCCTTCATCCTCGCGTTCCTGCTTATCCTCTTCATGGCTTTTCAGCTGCTGGAGATAAACATGGACTTCCAGCTGGGCAGCGTGATGT caaGATCCATGCCGTCGAACCCAGCCT CAACAAAGCCATTCAAGCACAAGTGCGGGCTCTCCAAGTCGTGCCCGCCCGGGAGCTTCGCCTTCCGGATGGCGAGCGGCGCGGCCAGCGTCGTGGGACCCAGAGTCTGCCTGGACGACAAACT AATAATGAGCGCCGTGAAGAACAACGTGGGGAGAGGAATCAACATCGCTCTGGTCAATG ggagaACGGGGGAAGTTATCAAGACGGATTTCTTTGACATGTGGGGAGGAG AGGTGGCTCCCTTCGTCACCTTCCTGAAGGGAATAGGGGACGGGACGGTGGTGTTGATGGCCTCCTTCGACGATGCAGCCACAAA actcAATGACGAGGCCAAGAAGCTCATCGCCGACCTCGGCAGCACCGTCATCAACAGTTTGGGCTTTCGCGACAGCTGGGTCTTCGTGGGAGGCAAAGGCATCAAGACCAAGAGTCCGTTCGAGCTG CACATAAAGAACACCGCGGAAACCAACAAGTTCGAGGGGTGGCCCGAcgtggtggagatggagggcTGCATCCCGCAGAGGCAGGACTGA
- the si:dkey-159a18.1 gene encoding sortilin has protein sequence MRCTQQFLLQSSTPTGLVLSERKHKEPSRCRQRSSLPFPLVLVSNIFSFFFFFFLAMIWTLVILHVLLLLLGAESSSRGGRTVTFRRTQQDVSRLQGRARTRRDTSSSSGSTRPVHGPSFTSCRTPLTPVEHKVLDDNTHETGFNGDDGSYVILTWVGDGTGVVLVLSTFSAPIDSFTEGGSSRLYRSTDYAKSFHDISHQINKTFIREEFGVSVGPGSSVILTADIPVVNHPGGIIFTSTDAGATFKFTRLPFHLAQPITYHFLNPDYLVGLSIDGGLWLSLDFGAQWRKVHDGVNSFSWGAGVNLFFAYSRTDAVEAEERGDLVLKRTKDLGRTFTVIHEDIYTFGYIGAFLFFSVMEDPRSPRVMYFSSDQGETFSRALLPSASTEQFYSILDGDTDMLFLHVDNPGDTFFGTMYTSDDRGILFSKSLERHLFDGQRKSDFTNITSLRGVYLTNKLDTDGRIRSVVSFNRGGTWRPLNKPENVECEGPVKSCKLHIHGEHSRNIRIVPMLALSEPRAVGLVIAHGTVGDSLSSSQHPDVFVSSDGGYTWRGTLRGPHHYSILDSGGLIVAVEVRRDGQVKTIKFSTDEGQCWKSYNFTVQPFFFAGLASEPGTKAMNVSVWGFRPEADGQPMWVAVTIDFQSLITRECNDGDYEEWLAHATDGGGDPRTSGCLLGLKETYRRLKKQSVCRNGRGFVVSKKQSPCLCTREDYSCDYGFHRHVNTSECVRQQDQANKTLELCLNGEEDELLTSGYRKVPSDGCEGGFGSQLAGQTVIRPCGVKPSPGPPARSSSPVTHFDTPRERLVLILVCAGAGLIVLVAIVSAIFAVRRVVNGYRSPVYRFSNLRIQDEENGVTRDLESAASSNGTAYQPESDEDLIE, from the exons ATGCGCTGCACACAGCAGTTTTTGCTCCAGTCAAGCACCCCGACCGGGCTCGTCCTCTCAGAGCGCAAACACAAAGAACCGAGTCGGTGTCGGCAGAGATCCTCGCTTCCTTTTCCTCTCGTTTTAGTCAGCaacatcttttctttctttttctttttttttttggctatGATCTGGACACTCGTGatcctccacgtcctcctcctcctcctgggagCTGAAAGCAGCAGCCGCGGGGGGAGGACGGTGACTTTCCGCCGGACTCAGCAGGATGTCAGCCGGTTGCAGGGGCGCGCACGCACGAGGAGGGACACGAGCAGCTCCTCCGGCTCCACCAGGCCCGTCCACGgcccctccttcacctcctgtcGGACCCCCCTCACGCCCGTCGAGCACAAGGTTCTGGATGACAATACGCATGAG ACAGGGTTCAACGGTGATGACGGCTCCTATGTCATTCTCACGTGGGTGGGCGACGGCACAGGG GTGGTCTTGGTGCTGTCGACCTTCAGCGCTCCGATAGATTCCTTCACTGAGGGCGGCTCGTCGCGACTCTATCGAAG cACGGACTACGCCAAGTCCTTCCACGACATTTCCCATCAGATCAACAAAACCTTCATACGGGAGGAGTTCGGAGTCAGTGTTGGACCCGGGAGCTCT GTGATTCTGACGGCGGACATCCCGGTGGTGAACCACCCCGGCGGCATCATCTTCACCTCCACGGACGCCGGCGCGACCTTCAAGTTCACCCGGCTGCCCTTCCACCTGGCTCAGCCGATCACGTACCACTTCCTCAACCCCGACTACCTCGTGGGCCTCAGCATCGAC GGCGGCCTGTGGCTCTCGCTGGACTTTGGCGCCCAGTGGAGGAAGGTTCACGATGGAGTAAACTCCTTCTCGTG GGGGGCCGGCGTCAACTTATTCTTCGCCTACAGTCGAACAGACGCAG TCGAGGCAGAAGAAAGAGGGGATTTAGTGCTGAAGAGGACCAAAGATCTGGGGAGGACATTCACCGTAATCCACGAGGACATCTACACTTTTGGCTACATAGGAGCCTTCCTGTTCTTCTCTGTGATGGAGGATCCG AGATCTCCTCGGGTCATGTATTTCTCATCAGACCAGGGGGAGACCTTCAGTAGAGCGCTGCTCCCGTCTGCCTCCACCGAGCAG ttcTACTCCATCCTGGATGGAGACACAGATATGCTCTTCTTGCACGTGGACAACCCAGGAG ACACCTTCTTCGGAACGATGTACACGTCGGACGACCGAGGCATCTTGTTCTCCAAGTCACTGGAGCGCCACCTGTTTGATGGCCAGAGGAAGAGCGACTTCACCAACATCACTTCCCTGAGAGGAGTCTACCTCACTAATAAACTAGACACAG ACGGGCGCATACGATCCGTCGTCTCCTTTAACCGAGGAGGGACGTGGAGGCCGCTTAACAAACCCGAGAACGTGGAATGTGAAGGGCCGGTCAAAAGC tgCAAACTTCACATCCACGGAGAGCACAGCCGCAACATCCGCATCGTGCCCATGCTGGCCCTGTCGGAGCCCAGGGCCGTCGGCCTGGTGATCGCTCACG GTACCGTGGGCGACTCCCTGTCATCGTCGCAGCACCCGGATGTGTTTGTCTCCTCAGACGGGGGTTATACCTGGAGGGGGACACTGAGAGGTCCTCATCACTACAGCATACTGGACTCCGGGGGCCTCATCGTGGCCGTGGAGGTCCGGCGGGACGGACAAGTCAAGACCATCAA GTTCTCCACGGACGAGGGCCAATGCTGGAAGTCCTACAACTTCACAGTGCAGCCTTTCTTCTTCGCGGGCCTGGCGTCCGAGCCGGGGACCAAGGCCATGAACGTCAGCGTGTGGGGCTTCCGTCCCGAGGCGGACGGCCAGCCCATGTGGGTGGCCGTCACCATCGACTTCCAGAGCCTCATCACGAGAGAGT GTAACGACGGGGACTACGAAGAGTGGCTAGCGCACGCTACCGACGGAGGAGGAGACCCGAGGACCAGCGGCTGTCTGCTGGGCCTCAAAGAGACCTACAGGCGGCTGAAGAAACAGTCCGTGTGCAGGAACGGCCGAGGCTTCGTGGTGAGCAAGAAGCAGAGCCCCTGCCTGTGCACCAGAGAGGATTACTCGTG CGACTACGGCTTCCATCGTCACGTGAACACCTCCGAGTGTGTGAGACAACAAGACCAAGCCAATAAAACCCTGGAGCTCTGCCTGaacggggaggaggacgagctgcTGACATCGGG GTACCGCAAGGTCCCGAGTGACGGCTGCGAGGGGGGATTCGGTTCTCAGCTGGCGGGGCAGACGGTCATCAGGCCGTGCGGTGTTAAGCCCAGCCCGGGTCCACCCGCGAGGTCCTCCTCTCCGGTCACGCACTTCGACACACCG CGAGAGAGGCTGGTGCTGATCCTGGTGTGCGCAGGAGCAGGGCtcatcgttctggtggctatCGTTTCAGCCATCTTTGCAGTGAGAAGAGTGGTTAACGGATACCG GTCGCCGGTGTATCGTTTCTCCAACCTCCGGATCCAGGACGAAGAAAACGGCGTCACGAGGGATCTGGAGAGCGCCGCCAGCAGCAACGGCACGGCCTACCAGCCGGAATCAGATGAG GATCTTATTGAATGA